Proteins encoded within one genomic window of Halodesulfurarchaeum formicicum:
- the pabB gene encoding aminodeoxychorismate synthase, component I, producing MRPFTVSTTRSAFAERAAGAPDGARVPIVGRLEATPWMAYRRARGSEPSFFFETSGGREGWGYFGVEPTEFLTVDGQGALDRLEATLETEALVETDCEIPYPGGLFGWLSYDVVRELEELPTMAADDRDLPHLQFGVYEAIAAWRMPFEDELFLVASPRVEGDPEAAYDRGRDRLDALATAIQEGDPAVGAPPATAATAAFESRTDRDAYAERVGRVKNYIREGDTFQVNISQRLEAPAAVHPVEAYDALRTVNPAPYSGLLEYPGVDLVSASPELLLEREGDRIETEPIAGTRPRGETEAEDQQLEADLTGDEKERAEHAMLVDLERNDLGKVSEYGTVTVDEYRRVDRYSEVMHLVSLVSGQLREDESVVDAIRAVFPGGTITGAPKPRTMEIIEELEQTRRGPYTGSMAAIGFDGRATLNIVIRTLVRHADQYHLRVGGGIVHDSVPDREYDETLDKARALLNAVDAALDAGALEVEE from the coding sequence ATGCGACCGTTCACGGTATCGACCACCCGATCGGCGTTCGCGGAGCGGGCCGCCGGTGCCCCCGACGGGGCGCGGGTCCCGATCGTCGGTCGGCTGGAGGCGACCCCCTGGATGGCCTACCGCCGGGCTCGTGGGTCCGAGCCCTCCTTCTTCTTCGAGACCTCCGGCGGCCGCGAGGGCTGGGGCTACTTCGGTGTCGAGCCGACCGAATTTCTCACCGTCGACGGGCAGGGAGCCCTCGACCGACTCGAAGCGACACTCGAAACGGAGGCGCTCGTCGAGACCGACTGTGAAATCCCCTATCCGGGCGGGCTCTTCGGCTGGCTTTCCTATGATGTCGTCCGGGAGCTGGAGGAGCTCCCCACGATGGCGGCGGACGATCGGGACCTGCCACACCTCCAGTTCGGTGTCTACGAGGCCATCGCCGCCTGGCGAATGCCCTTCGAGGACGAACTCTTCCTCGTCGCCTCGCCACGGGTCGAGGGGGACCCCGAAGCAGCCTACGACCGCGGCCGCGACCGGCTGGACGCCCTCGCGACGGCCATCCAGGAGGGCGACCCCGCAGTCGGGGCACCCCCGGCGACGGCAGCCACCGCAGCCTTCGAGAGTCGAACCGACCGGGACGCCTACGCCGAGCGGGTCGGACGGGTGAAAAATTACATCCGCGAGGGCGATACCTTCCAGGTCAACATCTCCCAGCGGCTGGAAGCCCCCGCAGCGGTCCACCCGGTCGAGGCCTACGACGCGCTCCGGACGGTGAACCCGGCCCCGTACTCCGGCCTGCTCGAATACCCGGGGGTCGATCTGGTGAGTGCGAGTCCCGAACTCCTGTTAGAACGTGAGGGCGACCGGATCGAGACCGAACCCATCGCTGGCACGCGGCCCCGTGGCGAGACCGAAGCCGAGGACCAACAACTCGAAGCCGACCTCACTGGCGACGAGAAAGAGCGCGCCGAGCACGCGATGCTCGTGGACCTGGAACGCAACGATCTGGGCAAGGTGTCCGAATACGGCACCGTCACCGTCGATGAGTACCGGCGTGTCGATCGCTACTCCGAGGTCATGCATCTGGTCTCTTTGGTCTCGGGCCAACTCCGGGAGGACGAAAGCGTGGTGGATGCCATCCGGGCGGTGTTCCCCGGCGGAACGATCACCGGCGCGCCGAAACCCCGGACCATGGAGATCATCGAGGAACTCGAACAGACCCGTCGCGGGCCGTACACGGGAAGCATGGCCGCGATCGGGTTCGACGGCCGGGCGACCCTGAACATCGTCATCCGGACGCTGGTTCGCCACGCCGACCAGTACCACCTCCGGGTCGGTGGCGGGATCGTCCACGATTCGGTCCCCGACCGGGAGTACGACGAGACCCTGGACAAAGCTCGGGCACTCCTGAACGCCGTCGACGCGGCCCTCGATGCGGGCGCCCTGGAGGTGGAGGAATGA
- a CDS encoding DUF5815 family protein has protein sequence MTAQPGVPNHESDAEIDLPCGEKKAVADLDLGMREFDCDCGETHAVVMDPHPPSRFLPEEVSDILAETIVTEGGEIEEFGTIPLMGLVMEAHPDRIVTHDASEDGTTGFAVAWIADFEAQRLHEIVVETVIDLMQEAVENAEADSAAAKFTRELATFDVEEFVADYREQRDFEDEFDEPV, from the coding sequence ATGACGGCCCAGCCCGGCGTCCCGAATCACGAGAGCGACGCGGAGATCGATCTGCCCTGTGGCGAAAAGAAGGCGGTGGCCGACCTCGATCTGGGCATGCGAGAGTTCGACTGTGACTGTGGGGAGACCCATGCGGTCGTGATGGATCCCCACCCGCCGTCCCGGTTCCTGCCGGAGGAGGTAAGTGACATTCTGGCGGAGACAATCGTCACCGAGGGCGGGGAGATCGAGGAGTTCGGCACGATCCCGCTGATGGGACTGGTGATGGAGGCCCACCCGGACCGAATCGTCACTCACGACGCCTCCGAGGACGGGACGACCGGGTTTGCCGTCGCCTGGATCGCCGACTTCGAGGCCCAGCGACTCCACGAGATCGTCGTCGAGACGGTGATCGATCTCATGCAGGAGGCCGTGGAGAACGCCGAGGCGGATTCGGCCGCCGCCAAATTCACCAGGGAGTTGGCGACCTTCGACGTCGAGGAGTTCGTCGCGGACTACCGCGAGCAGCGGGACTTCGAGGACGAGTTCGACGAACCGGTCTGA
- a CDS encoding DUF7124 domain-containing protein → MSISDGGGMTLAFELSALQSLTEPGTAFADARRFTEFTGVVTEAGPDRLARFTRRRRIRPDFTTRKEGILETLERVMAEYEADRYVLVTDGETDREPVEAAGWEYLPVEEAAAAADWTVGAQRKPDGDVERTDWP, encoded by the coding sequence ATGAGCATATCGGACGGGGGCGGGATGACACTCGCTTTCGAGCTGTCGGCACTCCAGTCCCTGACGGAACCGGGGACGGCCTTCGCCGACGCTCGGCGCTTTACCGAGTTCACGGGCGTCGTGACCGAGGCAGGCCCGGACCGACTCGCCAGGTTCACCCGCAGGCGACGCATTCGACCGGATTTTACCACTCGTAAGGAGGGCATCCTCGAAACCCTGGAGCGCGTGATGGCGGAGTACGAGGCCGATCGCTACGTCCTGGTCACCGACGGGGAGACCGATCGGGAGCCAGTCGAGGCGGCCGGCTGGGAGTACCTCCCGGTCGAGGAGGCCGCAGCGGCCGCCGACTGGACCGTCGGCGCGCAACGCAAGCCTGACGGGGACGTGGAGCGTACAGACTGGCCATGA
- a CDS encoding NAD(P)/FAD-dependent oxidoreductase, translating to MSASYVIIGDGIAGSTAAETLREHDDEADITVITDEGEALYNRILIKEFAKGKMPEGPVSIHDGDWYSERDIDLQLNTHVTQVDDEAHEVHTHTGDTIEYDKLLVATGGTPTQLPVPGSDAEGVHHFWTFEDARGIREGMEAADDAVIVGAGLLGIDLAAIAGAHDVENARYIMRGNRWWRYALSLEGAEIMHDAMRDLGVELVLESGVEEFVTDEDGHVEATIDANGDRYESDFVGAAIGLNFNTELLQGTAVEADSDGIHTDSYMRTDAEDVYAAGDIVVFEDPIVGREAQNGSWGSAKEQGDLAARTMLADAGEDVETEAFRWVSSYSITHFDFPFLSFGYPTEGDDEAERKYDETTWRRLAFEDGQLIGGVLIGDMAAQSKFKAIIKSGAEVADQKDVLLQENFDVEDLDVDVEIDA from the coding sequence ATGAGCGCGTCGTACGTAATTATTGGCGATGGTATCGCGGGCAGCACCGCGGCCGAGACACTGCGAGAGCACGACGACGAGGCGGACATCACCGTCATCACCGACGAGGGCGAGGCCCTCTACAACCGGATTCTGATCAAGGAGTTCGCGAAGGGCAAGATGCCCGAGGGGCCGGTCTCGATCCACGACGGCGACTGGTACAGCGAGCGGGACATCGACCTGCAGCTGAACACCCACGTCACGCAGGTCGACGACGAGGCCCACGAGGTTCACACCCACACCGGCGACACCATCGAATACGACAAGCTGCTTGTCGCCACGGGTGGCACCCCGACCCAGCTCCCCGTCCCGGGCAGTGACGCCGAGGGCGTCCATCACTTCTGGACCTTCGAGGACGCCCGTGGCATCCGGGAAGGGATGGAAGCCGCAGACGACGCCGTCATCGTCGGGGCCGGCCTGCTCGGCATCGACCTGGCTGCGATCGCCGGCGCACACGACGTCGAGAACGCCCGGTACATCATGCGTGGCAACCGCTGGTGGCGCTACGCGCTGAGCCTGGAGGGGGCCGAGATCATGCACGACGCGATGCGGGACCTGGGTGTGGAACTCGTTCTGGAGTCCGGCGTCGAGGAGTTCGTCACGGACGAGGACGGCCACGTCGAGGCCACCATCGACGCCAACGGCGACCGCTACGAGAGTGACTTCGTGGGCGCGGCCATCGGCCTGAACTTCAACACGGAACTGCTCCAGGGGACGGCCGTCGAGGCCGACAGCGACGGGATCCACACGGATTCGTACATGCGGACCGACGCCGAGGACGTCTATGCGGCCGGTGACATCGTGGTCTTCGAAGACCCGATCGTCGGCCGCGAGGCCCAGAACGGCTCCTGGGGCTCGGCGAAGGAACAGGGCGACCTGGCGGCCCGGACGATGCTCGCGGACGCGGGCGAGGACGTCGAGACCGAGGCGTTCCGCTGGGTCTCCTCGTACTCGATCACCCACTTTGACTTCCCGTTCCTCTCCTTTGGCTACCCCACCGAGGGCGACGACGAAGCCGAGCGCAAGTACGACGAGACGACCTGGCGGCGGCTCGCCTTCGAGGACGGCCAGCTGATCGGCGGGGTCCTCATCGGCGACATGGCGGCCCAGTCCAAATTCAAGGCCATCATCAAGAGCGGGGCCGAGGTTGCCGATCAGAAGGACGTGCTCCTCCAGGAGAACTTCGACGTCGAGGACCTGGACGTGGACGTCGAGATCGACGCATAG
- a CDS encoding MBL fold metallo-hydrolase produces MARQLTDEVWLVERPRVNVSLVDDDVLTLIDAGLPWDGPAIREAVREIGFDPDRIKRVLVTHFDLDHVGGLRAFPEAEAIHVGRADADYVRGDLTPRLSDRKRLFQRLTEFFRKPPQVPVSPVEDGETIGSFTAVHTPGHTPGHTAYFSEKLDVVFVGDLVFSDGQALSLPPWYLSQDTDQLRASVDALASRLPPIEVLVSGHGEPLVTGGSQTLQNMAQETCGSGGNG; encoded by the coding sequence ATGGCACGCCAACTCACTGACGAGGTCTGGCTCGTCGAACGGCCCCGGGTCAACGTGTCGCTCGTCGATGACGACGTGCTGACGCTAATCGACGCGGGGCTCCCCTGGGACGGACCGGCGATCCGCGAGGCCGTCCGGGAGATCGGGTTCGATCCGGATCGAATAAAGCGAGTCCTCGTGACACACTTCGATCTCGACCACGTCGGCGGTCTGCGAGCGTTCCCCGAGGCCGAAGCGATCCACGTCGGGCGAGCGGACGCCGACTACGTGCGCGGGGACCTGACTCCGAGACTCAGCGATCGGAAACGGCTCTTCCAGCGCCTGACCGAATTCTTCCGAAAGCCTCCCCAGGTCCCGGTCTCACCAGTCGAGGACGGCGAGACGATCGGATCGTTCACCGCGGTCCACACGCCCGGCCACACGCCAGGCCACACCGCCTACTTTAGCGAGAAACTGGACGTGGTTTTCGTGGGCGATCTGGTGTTCAGCGACGGCCAGGCCCTCTCGCTGCCGCCCTGGTATCTGAGCCAGGATACCGACCAACTCCGGGCGAGTGTGGACGCGCTAGCGAGCCGACTCCCGCCAATCGAGGTGCTCGTCTCCGGCCACGGCGAGCCGCTGGTGACCGGAGGGTCCCAGACCCTCCAGAACATGGCTCAAGAAACGTGTGGGTCCGGCGGGAACGGCTGA
- a CDS encoding CDGSH iron-sulfur domain-containing protein, translating into MAREITHEATGPKIIDEEDIDPEKGNVAICMCGLSADYPFCDGSHTATRDEEPDTHYKYEGDDDEGTRRTIAEMVYAEE; encoded by the coding sequence ATGGCCCGCGAAATCACCCACGAAGCCACCGGCCCGAAGATCATCGACGAAGAAGACATCGATCCCGAGAAGGGGAACGTCGCCATCTGCATGTGTGGCCTGTCCGCCGACTACCCCTTCTGTGATGGTTCACACACCGCAACCCGTGACGAGGAGCCGGACACACACTACAAATACGAGGGCGACGATGACGAGGGCACGCGCCGGACCATCGCCGAGATGGTCTACGCCGAGGAGTAG
- a CDS encoding NAD(P)/FAD-dependent oxidoreductase: protein MIAIVGGGIAGLAAAYRLRQAGREVRVYEAAEAVGGLAGTYETAGDPIERYYHHLSKSEERIVELIDELGLGPDLQWPIGKNAYYMDGTVYPLDTPWEIAAYPYLSVYDTFRLGMLVLGVDMRGGIPSPGAYEDLTAYEDVPIEDFVREHTTDGVYENFFEPLLEAKFGERKTEVSAAWLLGRVRFRGERDLLRGEPLGYLDGGFGRLIDALVDAIGEEHVVTGTRVTAVEVDDSVQSITVEGAESGTREVEAVIVATMPDVLADLTGYESDVSFQGTVCSVVSMDEPLTDTYWLNIGDEAPFGALIEHTNFVDPEHYGGEHLLYVPKYVQSMDDPLWEQTDSEIESTWLAGIESLFPDFDREAINWIETSRNRRTAPVYERGYLETVIPFDLQAAVGEGVYYAGMASRAQYPERSLDGGVVAGETVADLVLAQE, encoded by the coding sequence ATGATCGCTATCGTCGGGGGTGGCATCGCGGGACTCGCCGCCGCCTATCGGCTCCGGCAGGCCGGCCGGGAGGTCCGGGTTTACGAGGCCGCCGAGGCCGTCGGTGGGCTGGCCGGGACCTACGAGACCGCCGGGGACCCAATCGAGCGGTACTACCATCACCTCTCGAAGTCCGAGGAGCGGATCGTCGAGTTGATCGACGAACTGGGGCTCGGACCCGACCTGCAGTGGCCGATCGGCAAGAACGCCTACTACATGGACGGGACGGTCTATCCGCTGGATACGCCCTGGGAGATCGCCGCCTACCCATATCTGAGCGTCTATGACACGTTCCGGCTCGGGATGCTCGTCCTGGGGGTGGACATGCGGGGTGGGATTCCCAGCCCCGGGGCGTACGAGGACCTGACCGCCTACGAGGACGTGCCGATCGAGGACTTCGTCCGTGAACACACCACCGACGGCGTCTACGAGAACTTCTTCGAACCGCTCCTGGAGGCCAAGTTCGGCGAACGAAAGACCGAGGTAAGCGCGGCCTGGCTTCTCGGGCGAGTCCGCTTCCGTGGCGAGCGGGACCTGCTGCGTGGCGAACCGCTTGGCTACCTCGACGGGGGCTTCGGCCGGCTGATCGACGCCCTCGTGGACGCGATCGGCGAGGAACACGTCGTCACGGGCACGCGCGTGACGGCTGTCGAAGTCGACGACAGCGTCCAGTCGATCACCGTCGAGGGTGCGGAATCCGGCACTCGCGAGGTCGAGGCCGTGATCGTCGCGACGATGCCAGACGTCCTGGCTGATCTGACCGGCTACGAGAGTGACGTGTCCTTCCAGGGGACGGTCTGTTCGGTGGTCTCGATGGACGAACCGCTGACGGATACCTACTGGCTGAACATCGGCGACGAGGCTCCCTTCGGCGCGCTCATCGAGCACACGAACTTCGTCGACCCCGAGCACTACGGCGGGGAACACCTGCTCTACGTGCCGAAGTACGTCCAGTCGATGGACGACCCGCTGTGGGAGCAAACTGATTCGGAGATCGAATCGACGTGGCTCGCGGGCATCGAGTCGCTGTTCCCCGATTTCGACCGGGAGGCGATCAACTGGATCGAGACGAGTCGAAACCGGCGAACGGCCCCGGTCTACGAGCGCGGCTACCTGGAGACGGTGATTCCCTTCGACCTTCAGGCCGCTGTCGGCGAGGGAGTCTACTACGCCGGCATGGCCTCCCGGGCGCAGTACCCCGAGCGGAGCCTGGACGGCGGGGTCGTGGCCGGAGAGACCGTCGCCGACCTCGTACTGGCCCAGGAATAG
- a CDS encoding CBS domain-containing protein → MDIADIATADYIEVPVDRRLGKVRSIFEQEHPKGIIVIEDGEYRGVITERQLLQSHVEDDAKAEALAKHAPKVSRTEDIRETARMLVEGNTKVAPVFEDGSLWGIVTEDLILEAVLDNLDALDVADIYSTNIVTVTESDTVGQVINRLRENGISRLPVLDDAGDLTGVVTVHDVVNVVIRDMSKATVGDRRGEVERVLDLPVYDMMSNPVETVTPTVSVEDAVRTMLAEDIGGVVVTDPDDDRRVDGVVTKTDVLRALTFTEEQQMDVQITNIDLLDTLSRAEIRERITAAADKYSDMQVQHAHVRFHKHNEKLRGTPLIQAQIRLRTNRGQVAGTGEGYGSDNAFHVAMDKLERNVLELKDIRADEEYEGQLLRKLNEL, encoded by the coding sequence ATGGATATTGCCGACATCGCGACGGCGGACTACATCGAAGTGCCCGTCGACCGACGACTCGGGAAGGTGCGATCTATCTTCGAGCAGGAACACCCCAAGGGGATCATCGTTATCGAGGACGGCGAGTACCGCGGCGTGATCACCGAACGACAGCTCCTCCAGTCCCACGTCGAGGACGACGCCAAGGCCGAGGCGCTGGCAAAACACGCTCCGAAGGTGTCTCGCACGGAGGACATCCGAGAGACGGCTCGGATGCTGGTCGAGGGCAACACCAAGGTGGCCCCGGTCTTCGAGGACGGCTCCCTCTGGGGGATCGTCACCGAGGATCTGATCCTGGAGGCGGTGCTCGACAACCTCGATGCCCTGGACGTGGCCGACATCTACTCCACGAACATCGTCACGGTCACCGAAAGCGACACGGTCGGGCAGGTCATCAACCGCCTGCGGGAGAACGGCATCTCCCGGCTGCCCGTTCTCGACGACGCGGGTGACCTCACCGGCGTCGTGACCGTCCACGACGTGGTCAACGTGGTCATCCGGGACATGTCCAAGGCGACGGTGGGGGACCGCCGCGGCGAGGTCGAGCGGGTGCTGGACCTGCCGGTGTACGACATGATGTCCAACCCGGTCGAGACGGTCACGCCGACGGTCTCCGTCGAGGACGCCGTGCGGACCATGCTCGCGGAGGATATCGGCGGCGTCGTGGTTACCGATCCCGACGACGACCGACGGGTCGACGGCGTGGTGACCAAGACCGACGTGCTGCGGGCGCTGACCTTCACCGAAGAGCAGCAGATGGACGTGCAGATCACCAACATCGACCTGCTCGATACCCTCTCCCGCGCGGAGATCCGCGAGCGCATCACCGCCGCGGCGGACAAGTACAGCGACATGCAGGTCCAGCACGCTCACGTGCGGTTCCACAAGCACAACGAGAAGCTCCGTGGCACGCCGCTGATTCAGGCCCAGATCCGGCTCCGGACCAACCGCGGGCAGGTCGCCGGTACGGGTGAGGGCTACGGCTCCGACAACGCCTTCCACGTCGCGATGGACAAGCTGGAGCGGAACGTCCTCGAACTCAAGGACATCCGCGCGGACGAGGAGTACGAAGGCCAGTTGCTTCGCAAGCTGAACGAACTGTAG
- a CDS encoding AbrB/MazE/SpoVT family DNA-binding domain-containing protein, translated as MSTGNDIESETTRITRKGQVTIPKAFRDELGLDEGDEIRWEKTEDGIRIKKATGSAGRGMLVEDVAAEKREEMAEEMAAEIRKKRRTEWHP; from the coding sequence ATGAGTACGGGGAACGATATCGAGAGCGAAACGACCCGTATCACCCGGAAGGGCCAGGTGACGATCCCAAAAGCGTTCCGCGACGAGCTTGGCCTCGATGAGGGAGACGAAATCCGCTGGGAAAAGACCGAAGACGGGATTCGGATCAAGAAGGCGACGGGCTCGGCGGGACGTGGCATGTTAGTCGAAGACGTTGCGGCAGAAAAACGCGAGGAGATGGCCGAAGAGATGGCGGCCGAGATCCGCAAGAAGCGTCGGACGGAGTGGCATCCGTGA
- a CDS encoding RNA-guided endonuclease InsQ/TnpB family protein produces the protein MATDYVRRTAITRLLVTDEQRDLLEDTITEWKRGCQLATDMAWGKCNAKSDVQPLAYDDVREQTDLSSQHAILATHQAAQAITGCIERRSKGKKATKPTFSAPTVKYDTRTMTLFEDDTVSLATTESRVRCELALPEDDDGYQRQYLDSEEWNVTESTLTTRDGDFFLHIGFRRHKTDTERDTAEDGTVLGVDLGIENLAVTSTAYFFSGRELTHDLREFEKVRTGLQQTGTRSAHRTLEQLSGRELQYIRDVLHRASNAIVDEARRYECDVIAFEDLTHIREQTGASWGHKWAFRTLYEQVDYKAEAVGISVKQVGPAYTSKRCAECGFTADENRSTRNDFCCQKCGTEANADYNAAKNIGMRYVRRGQQSSRRTGDSQLALKSGTVTPNGGFTAYPDGFEAEFTDKPHPPRAKSSD, from the coding sequence GTGGCAACGGACTATGTGCGTCGGACGGCAATCACTCGCCTCTTGGTGACTGACGAGCAACGTGATCTGCTCGAAGATACCATCACCGAGTGGAAACGTGGTTGCCAACTCGCTACGGACATGGCGTGGGGTAAGTGCAACGCAAAAAGCGATGTACAGCCCCTCGCCTACGACGACGTGCGTGAGCAAACCGACCTCAGTAGTCAGCACGCGATTCTTGCTACCCACCAAGCCGCACAAGCCATCACCGGCTGTATCGAACGCCGGTCTAAGGGCAAGAAGGCTACCAAACCGACCTTCAGCGCTCCGACGGTGAAATACGACACTCGGACGATGACGCTGTTTGAGGACGATACAGTATCTCTCGCAACCACAGAGAGTCGCGTCAGATGTGAACTTGCCTTGCCCGAGGACGACGACGGCTACCAGCGACAGTACCTTGATTCAGAGGAGTGGAACGTCACCGAAAGCACGCTAACCACTCGTGACGGTGACTTCTTCTTACATATCGGTTTCCGTCGACACAAGACCGATACCGAACGGGACACCGCCGAGGACGGAACGGTCCTCGGGGTTGACCTCGGCATCGAGAACCTTGCCGTCACCAGCACTGCCTATTTCTTCAGCGGGCGAGAGCTAACCCACGACCTTCGCGAGTTCGAGAAGGTACGCACCGGCTTGCAACAGACCGGGACACGAAGCGCCCACCGGACACTCGAACAGTTGAGTGGCCGGGAACTGCAGTACATTCGCGACGTGTTACACCGGGCGTCGAACGCCATCGTTGACGAAGCACGTCGGTACGAGTGTGATGTGATTGCGTTCGAGGACTTGACGCATATCCGTGAGCAAACGGGGGCGTCGTGGGGCCATAAGTGGGCGTTCCGCACGCTCTACGAGCAAGTCGATTACAAAGCAGAGGCAGTTGGAATCTCCGTGAAACAAGTTGGGCCAGCATACACGTCGAAACGGTGTGCAGAGTGTGGATTCACGGCAGACGAGAACCGCTCAACTCGCAACGATTTCTGCTGTCAGAAGTGCGGGACAGAAGCGAACGCAGATTACAATGCGGCGAAGAACATCGGTATGCGCTATGTCCGTCGGGGCCAACAGTCGTCTCGGCGGACGGGCGACAGTCAACTCGCCCTAAAGTCTGGAACAGTGACGCCGAACGGCGGATTTACTGCCTACCCGGACGGGTTTGAGGCCGAGTTCACGGACAAGCCCCACCCTCCACGAGCGAAGTCTTCTGACTGA
- the radB gene encoding DNA repair and recombination protein RadB, which produces MTDDVPTGCGALDDLLGGGFERGTATQLYGPPGAGKTNLALSASVAVAKAGGEALYVDTEGLSVERFEQILDGQTDEAEAVARNIVVTEATDFEEQAEAVRDAAEFAERMDLIVLDSATGFYRLKRTGDAERGDTLRAVADQVTHLLALARKHDLAVVLTNQVFSDPESESGRPKPLGGHTLSHWTGTIVRLDRYKGGNRRAILEKHRAKPEGEQADFQITGAGIEDAERR; this is translated from the coding sequence GTGACAGACGACGTGCCCACCGGCTGTGGGGCTCTCGATGACCTCCTCGGTGGCGGGTTCGAGCGCGGGACGGCGACCCAGCTCTATGGCCCGCCCGGCGCGGGCAAGACCAACCTCGCGTTGAGCGCCAGCGTCGCCGTGGCGAAGGCGGGCGGTGAGGCCCTCTACGTCGACACCGAGGGCCTGTCCGTCGAGCGCTTCGAGCAGATCCTGGACGGCCAGACCGACGAGGCCGAGGCCGTCGCGCGGAACATCGTCGTGACCGAGGCGACGGACTTCGAGGAGCAGGCCGAGGCGGTGCGGGACGCCGCGGAGTTCGCCGAGCGGATGGACCTGATCGTCCTGGACAGCGCGACGGGCTTCTACCGCCTGAAGCGGACCGGCGACGCGGAGCGAGGGGACACACTGCGGGCCGTCGCCGACCAGGTGACCCACCTGCTCGCGCTGGCCAGAAAGCACGATCTCGCGGTCGTGCTCACGAACCAGGTCTTCAGCGATCCCGAGAGCGAGTCGGGCCGACCCAAACCCCTGGGCGGGCACACCCTCTCGCACTGGACCGGGACGATCGTTCGCCTCGACCGCTACAAGGGTGGAAACCGGCGGGCGATCCTGGAGAAACACCGGGCCAAGCCGGAGGGCGAGCAGGCGGACTTTCAAATTACTGGCGCGGGGATCGAAGACGCCGAGCGACGGTAG